From a region of the Triticum aestivum cultivar Chinese Spring chromosome 7D, IWGSC CS RefSeq v2.1, whole genome shotgun sequence genome:
- the LOC123165400 gene encoding alpha/beta hydrolase domain-containing protein 17C, protein MGAVASTVAARFAFFPPSPPSYGVEPPPSPAAAAADGAVVELSGVPRRGGVEARRLPTKRGSEVVAMYVRQPGARLTLLYSHGNAADLGQMYELFVELSSHLNVNLMGYDYSGYGQSSGKPSEQNTYADIEAAYRCLIETYGASEENIILYGQSVGSGPTLDLASRLPHLRAVVLHSPISSGLRVMYPVKHTYWFDIYKNIDKVALVKCPVLVIHGTADDVVDCSHGRALWELSKVKYEPLWVKGGNHCNLELYPEYIKHLKKFITAIEKSPPLKDDSPESSGPSDLETGSESMESSRKSTDVRDKSRSSTDHRRSTDRREKPRSSIDRKDKGRKSVDHPDKPRASVDQSDKPRKSIDRFGGMMRSVKLCNIDCFKVTSTSGS, encoded by the exons ATGGGCGCCGTCGCCTCCACGGTGGCGGCGCGCTTCGCCTTCTTCCCGCCCTCCCCGCCGTCGTACGGCGTCGAGCCCCCGCCCTcgccggccgcggccgccgcggacGGCGCGGTGGTGGAGCTCAGCGGGGTGCCCCGGCGGGGCGGCGTGGAGGCGCGGCGGCTGCCGACCAAGCGCGGCTCGGAGGTGGTGGCCATGTACGTGCGCCAGCCCGGGGCGCGCCTCACGCTGCTCTACTCCCACGGCAACGCGGCCGACCTGGGCCAGATGTACGAGCTCTTCGTCGAGCTCAGCTCGCACCTCAACGTCAACCTCATGGG TTATGATTATTCTGGATATGGGCAATCATCTGGGAAG CCAAGTGAGCAGAACACTTATGCAGACATAGAGGCCGCTTATAGGTGTCTCATAGAAACTTATGGGGCCTCCGAGGAAAACATCATTCTGTATGGTCAATCAGTTGGCAGTGGCCCTACTTTAGATTTGGCATCTCGTTTGCCTCATTTGAGAGCAGTGGTTCTACATAGCCCAATTTCGTCTGGCTTGAGAGTAATGTATCCTGTGAAACATACATACTGGTTTGACATATATAAG AACATTGACAAAGTTGCATTGGTCAAATGCCCCGTGTTAGTAATCCAT GGTACGGCTGATGATGTTGTTGACTGTTCTCATGGGAGAGCACTGTGGGAACTATCCAAAGTGAAGTATGAGCCTTTGTGGGTCAAAGGTGGGAACCATTGTAATTTGGAACTCTATCCCGAATACATTAAGCACCTAAAGAAGTTCATCACAGCCATAGAGAAGTCCCCACCACTGAAAGATGATTCTCCAGAAAGTTCAGGCCCTTCAGATCTTGAAACAGGATCTGAAAGTATGGAGAGTTCAAGAAAAAGCACGGATGTGAGGGACAAATCAAGGTCAAGCACTGATCACAGGCGGAGTACAGATCGACGGGAGAAACCAAGGAGCAGCATAGATAGGAAGGATAAAGGCAGAAAGAGTGTAGATCATCCTGACAAACCACGGGCTAGTGTGGATCAATCTGATAAGCCACGGAAAAGCATTGACCG CTTTGGAGGGATGATGAGGTCGGTTAAATTGTGCAATATTGACTGCTTCAAAGTAACTTCCACTTCCGGGAGCTGA